One genomic region from Homalodisca vitripennis isolate AUS2020 chromosome 6, UT_GWSS_2.1, whole genome shotgun sequence encodes:
- the LOC124364254 gene encoding zinc transporter ZIP10 isoform X2, translated as MAKYSFFVCVVCFAVVTAEVLDHRFFLGQIIKKYGHNGTISYEGFERLYTNLGLGSPDSTSDDQNLSLSRPDRDVSKFNSSQTHEELERLVVQHEEVFEPVNIPDPQHCLSPRDLLVVYGLAHAGNVSLSPVSFLHLCPAIVYELDVRSCASSHQSDRIAHSHSHSHSHSHASTIGGATRASWLFASLTIILISISGLLCVAVVPLLQKSFISQLISFLVALAVGTLLGDAFLHLVPHALESHSHEGHTSHTDSILKTGLMFLTVVFFFTFESVLNVRKNSEEDNRVQEKVTYVPMSSVKVNDNEKEMMMENGTQHTHSHHSHSDNNIALMVVMGDGLHNLTDGLAIGAAFSGGLAPGFATAVAVFTHELPHELGDFAVLIQAGMTVRKALFYNLVSSVLSFLGTAVGLIIGNFGDSTRWIYAITAGSFIYIALSNLVPEINRQKASYWTILLRLSGILCGGGLMGCIALYEEDIHQMFL; from the exons GGGTTTGAACGTCTCTACACAAACTTGGGTCTGGGATCTCCCGACAGCACATCAGACGACCAGAACCTCAGTCTATCCCGCCCTGATAGAGATGTCAGCAAATTCAATTCAA GTCAAACGCACGAGGAGCTGGAACGTTTGGTGGTACAGCACGAGGAAGTGTTTGAGCCTGTTAACATTCCAGACCCTCAGCACTGTTTGTCACCGCGTGATCTGCTCGTCGTGTATGGACTTGCACACGCAGGCAATGTCTCACTCAGTCCGGTCAGTTTCCTGCACCTCTGTCCAGCCATCGTGTACGAGCTGGATGTGCGCAGCTGTGCCTCTTCCCACCAGTCGGACCGGATCGCTCATTCGCATTCGcactcacactcacactcacacgcATCAACGATCGGCGGTGCAACCCGTGCTA GTTGGTTGTTTGCAAGCCTCACCATCATATTGATCAGCATCTCCGGACTCCTCTGTGTCGCTGTGGTTCCTCTGCTGCAGAAGTCCTTCATCAGTCAACTCATCAGCTTCCTCGTGGCTCTGGCAGTGGGCACACTCCTAGGTGATGCATTCCTGCATCTTGTCCCGCAC GCTCTGGAGTCACATTCCCACGAAGGACACACAAGCCACACAGATTCTATACTGAAAACTGGACTCATGTTCCTCACAGTTGTCTTCTTCTTCACTTTTGAGTCGGTTTTGAACGTTCGTAAGAACAGTGAG GAGGACAACAGAGTACAAGAGAAAGTGACGTATGTGCCAATGTCTTCTGTGAAAGTGAATGACAACGAAAAAG AAATGATGATGGAGAATGGAACCCAACACACTCATTCGCACCACAGTCATAGTGACAACAACATTGCGCTCATGGTAGTGATGGGAGATGGTCTACACAACCTGACGGACGGATTGGCCATTGGAGCTGCCTTCAGCGGAGGCCTGGCCCCCGGATTCGCTACAGCTGTGGCCGTCTTTACGCACGAGTTGCCACACGAGTTGG GAGACTTTGCTGTGCTGATCCAAGCGGGCATGACGGTGCGCAAGGCTCTTTTCTACAACCTGGTCTCCTCCGTTCTCAGTTTCCTCGGCACCGCAGTGGGCCTCATTATCGGCAACTTTGGTGATTCCACACGTTGGATCTACGCCATCACTGCCGGCTCCTTCATCTACATTGCACTCTCTAACCTG GTACCCGAGATCAACAGACAGAAGGCATCTTACTGGACCATCCTTCTGCGACTCAGCGGCATTCTCTGCGGCGGTGGACTGATGGGCTGCATCGCACTGTACGAAGAGGATATCCACCAGATGTTCCTATAG
- the LOC124364254 gene encoding zinc transporter ZIP6 isoform X1 has protein sequence MAKYSFFVCVVCFAVVTAEVLDHRFFLGQIIKKYGHNGTISYEGFERLYTNLGLGSPDSTSDDQNLSLSRPDRDVSKFNSSKDCQTHEELERLVVQHEEVFEPVNIPDPQHCLSPRDLLVVYGLAHAGNVSLSPVSFLHLCPAIVYELDVRSCASSHQSDRIAHSHSHSHSHSHASTIGGATRASWLFASLTIILISISGLLCVAVVPLLQKSFISQLISFLVALAVGTLLGDAFLHLVPHALESHSHEGHTSHTDSILKTGLMFLTVVFFFTFESVLNVRKNSEEDNRVQEKVTYVPMSSVKVNDNEKEMMMENGTQHTHSHHSHSDNNIALMVVMGDGLHNLTDGLAIGAAFSGGLAPGFATAVAVFTHELPHELGDFAVLIQAGMTVRKALFYNLVSSVLSFLGTAVGLIIGNFGDSTRWIYAITAGSFIYIALSNLVPEINRQKASYWTILLRLSGILCGGGLMGCIALYEEDIHQMFL, from the exons GGGTTTGAACGTCTCTACACAAACTTGGGTCTGGGATCTCCCGACAGCACATCAGACGACCAGAACCTCAGTCTATCCCGCCCTGATAGAGATGTCAGCAAATTCAATTCAAGTAAGGACT GTCAAACGCACGAGGAGCTGGAACGTTTGGTGGTACAGCACGAGGAAGTGTTTGAGCCTGTTAACATTCCAGACCCTCAGCACTGTTTGTCACCGCGTGATCTGCTCGTCGTGTATGGACTTGCACACGCAGGCAATGTCTCACTCAGTCCGGTCAGTTTCCTGCACCTCTGTCCAGCCATCGTGTACGAGCTGGATGTGCGCAGCTGTGCCTCTTCCCACCAGTCGGACCGGATCGCTCATTCGCATTCGcactcacactcacactcacacgcATCAACGATCGGCGGTGCAACCCGTGCTA GTTGGTTGTTTGCAAGCCTCACCATCATATTGATCAGCATCTCCGGACTCCTCTGTGTCGCTGTGGTTCCTCTGCTGCAGAAGTCCTTCATCAGTCAACTCATCAGCTTCCTCGTGGCTCTGGCAGTGGGCACACTCCTAGGTGATGCATTCCTGCATCTTGTCCCGCAC GCTCTGGAGTCACATTCCCACGAAGGACACACAAGCCACACAGATTCTATACTGAAAACTGGACTCATGTTCCTCACAGTTGTCTTCTTCTTCACTTTTGAGTCGGTTTTGAACGTTCGTAAGAACAGTGAG GAGGACAACAGAGTACAAGAGAAAGTGACGTATGTGCCAATGTCTTCTGTGAAAGTGAATGACAACGAAAAAG AAATGATGATGGAGAATGGAACCCAACACACTCATTCGCACCACAGTCATAGTGACAACAACATTGCGCTCATGGTAGTGATGGGAGATGGTCTACACAACCTGACGGACGGATTGGCCATTGGAGCTGCCTTCAGCGGAGGCCTGGCCCCCGGATTCGCTACAGCTGTGGCCGTCTTTACGCACGAGTTGCCACACGAGTTGG GAGACTTTGCTGTGCTGATCCAAGCGGGCATGACGGTGCGCAAGGCTCTTTTCTACAACCTGGTCTCCTCCGTTCTCAGTTTCCTCGGCACCGCAGTGGGCCTCATTATCGGCAACTTTGGTGATTCCACACGTTGGATCTACGCCATCACTGCCGGCTCCTTCATCTACATTGCACTCTCTAACCTG GTACCCGAGATCAACAGACAGAAGGCATCTTACTGGACCATCCTTCTGCGACTCAGCGGCATTCTCTGCGGCGGTGGACTGATGGGCTGCATCGCACTGTACGAAGAGGATATCCACCAGATGTTCCTATAG